Genomic window (Jatrophihabitans sp.):
CCAGCCGCACGGCGCCGAGGCATTACACAGCTTGTGGACCTAGACTCAGCGCCGAGAAGACGGCCCAGCCTGCGCTGCGCCACAATGCGACGAAAGCGACTCGATGACCAATCCGACGAAGCCTGCGTCTGGTGGCCCCAAGAAGAACCAGCCCCGCAAGGCTGGTCAGCGCCCGGCTGGCAGCACCGCCAGCACGGGTCCGGCCCGGAGCGCGGCAGCCCGTGCCCAGTCCAAGAAGATCGTGAACAAGCGCCAGACGCCGTGGGGCCTGATCATCGCGACCGTGCTGATCGTGGCGCTGGCGGTCGGGGTGATCGGCTACGCCGTGAGCCAGAACCGGAAGAAGGCCGACGAGCGCAACCCGGACAAGATCGCGGGCATCGTGCACAAGACCTTCACCGGCGGGGACCACAAGCCGGGTCCGATCAGCTACCCGGAGTCCCCGCCGATGGGTGGACCGCACTCCCAGGTCTGGGCCGACTGCGACGGCACTGTCTACCCGGACCCGATCGCCAGTGAGAACGCCGTGCACGGCCTGGAGCACGGCGCCGTCTGGATCACCTACAAGCCCGGCCTGCCCGCCGAGCAGCTCGACGTGCTCACCAAGCTGACCGCAGGCAAGCCGTACACGATGCTCAGCCCGTATCCCGAGCTGAAGTCCAACGTGACGCTGCAGTCCTGGGGCTACCAGCTGTCCGTGGACTCGGCCACCGACAAGCGGGTCGAGCGGTTCATCAACGCGCTGCGACAGAACCAGACCAACACTCCCGAGCTCGGCGCCAGCTGCAGCAACCCGGTCTTCAAGACCAACCCCAGCACGCCCGGCAAGCCCGCGGATTCCTGATTCGTCGATGGTCGTAAGCAGCTCAAGATGGTCGTGAGCACCGAACTCCCGCCGTCGGCGGAGCAGGACGAGACGCCGCCGGCCGGCTCCGGCTGGCCGCTGCGGACGCTGCTGCTGGCGGTGCTGGGGGTGGCCCTGCTGGCGCTGGCCAGCGGTGTCGGATACATCGCCGGACACCGCACCGGCTCGGCCACGCCGGACGCCGGCTCGGTCGACGCCGGCTTCACCTGGGACATGGCCTTCCATCACCGGCAGGCGGTGACGATGGCCGGGTACACCCGTGACAACAGCACCGGCGCGATCCGGACGCTGGCCTATGACATCGAGACCAGCCAGTACAACCAGGTCGGGCAGTTCCAGGGCTGGCTGGACACCTGGGGGTTGCCGCCGCAGAACCCGGGGACCCCGATGAGCTGGATGTCGCACGGGCATGGCATGGCGATGGAGTCGGCGGGCCCGGACGACCCGATGCCCGGGATGGCGACCCAGGCCGAGATCGGCAAGCTGCAGACGATGACCGGCAAGCCGTTGGAGGTCTACTTCTTGCAGCTGATGCTGCGCCATCACCAGGGCGGGCTGGAGATGGCGCAGTACGGCGCCGATCACGCCGGCGAGTCCTACGTGCGCAACGCGGCCCAGAAGATCGCCGATGCCCAGAGTGGCGAGGTGGTGCTGATGGAGCGGATGCTGCGCGAGCGCGGCGCCAGCCCGCTGCCGCCGCCGTCCTGAGTTCCCCGCTCTTCACCCCGATCGTTGGCCACCCAGCAGGGCCGCGCTCGGCGTGTCTCCCTGCTGCCAGGCCAACGATCGGCTGCCACGGGTCCTAGATCACCCGCGCAGGGTCGGGTGCGCCCGGGCGGGCCGGACCCGGCTGATAGCATTCTCGTCGGTCATCGGGTGCGCGTCGGCGCGGTGATCAGGGCCGTCAGGCCCCCGTAGCTCAGGGGATAGAGCGCTACCCTCCGGAGGTAGAAGCGCAGGTTCGAATCCTGCCGGGGGCACTCGTGGTGCGCAGGCGGAGTCATCTCCCGCGGCCGGGCAGGTATGCCGGCATAAAGGCCATCAACCTCAGACGCCGACCGTTCAGGTGTTTAGCTCGCCGGGATTTTATCGGTCAAGGGCTATAAAGGCCGCAAGGTGGCTCCTACAGCGCGACCCGACCCGAAACGGTCACTGCGATAGTAGCCGCCCATGGTGAAGGCCCACCCTGCCGTCGGGGCGGACCTTGAGTACCCCGGAGAGATCCCTCCGGTTCGCCGCAACCTTTCGATGACCCGCGCGTTGGTGGTGGCAACAACTTGCGTTACGGCCGCCTGCACCCCCGTATCCGGCCCCGTCCGTGGAGGCTCCATGACCCGTTCCGTTCCAGCTCGGCGACGCCGAGCTGCTGTCCAATTCAGCGCGGTCGCGCTGGCCGCCGGTGTAGCCATCAGCATGGTGAGTGTCGGAGGGGCGAACGCCGCCCCCTCGGCAGCACCGGGGGCTGCGGAAGCGAGCAACACCCTTTCCCTGCTGGGAATCCCGATCGGGTTCTCCGACGTCGATGCCCGCGTCGGCTCGGTCGCGCCGACCACCGCGCAGCTGAGCCAGGTGTCGGCGCTGGGCGCCACAGCCCGCTGGAACCGGTTCGGCACCGTGCAGTCGATGACCAAGTACGGCGGCTACCTGGGCACCGGCTACACCGGTGACGCGGTCGCCGTGGCCCGGGCGTGGCTCAAGAGCAACGCGGGCCTGTTCCGGCTGGCGTCGGCCGACATCGACGGGCTCGAGCTGCTCAACGACCAGCGGACCGCCGGCGGCCAAGGTCACGCCGTGCTGTTCCGCCAGCGCTACGGCGCCCTGCCCGCCGGCCAGGACGGCCTGATCACCGTCGGCGTCGCGGGCGACAAGGTCGCCCACGTCTCATCCTCGGCCACCGGGCCGCAGACCGCGCCGCCGGCCGCCACCCTGTCGGCCGCCAGCGCCTGGCTCAAGGCCGCCGCGAACGTCGGCCACTCCCTGTCCTTGGCCTCGCTGTCCACCCCGACCGTCCTCGACGGCTGGACCGTGTTCAGCGT
Coding sequences:
- a CDS encoding DUF3105 domain-containing protein, producing the protein MTNPTKPASGGPKKNQPRKAGQRPAGSTASTGPARSAAARAQSKKIVNKRQTPWGLIIATVLIVALAVGVIGYAVSQNRKKADERNPDKIAGIVHKTFTGGDHKPGPISYPESPPMGGPHSQVWADCDGTVYPDPIASENAVHGLEHGAVWITYKPGLPAEQLDVLTKLTAGKPYTMLSPYPELKSNVTLQSWGYQLSVDSATDKRVERFINALRQNQTNTPELGASCSNPVFKTNPSTPGKPADS
- a CDS encoding DUF305 domain-containing protein, producing the protein MSTELPPSAEQDETPPAGSGWPLRTLLLAVLGVALLALASGVGYIAGHRTGSATPDAGSVDAGFTWDMAFHHRQAVTMAGYTRDNSTGAIRTLAYDIETSQYNQVGQFQGWLDTWGLPPQNPGTPMSWMSHGHGMAMESAGPDDPMPGMATQAEIGKLQTMTGKPLEVYFLQLMLRHHQGGLEMAQYGADHAGESYVRNAAQKIADAQSGEVVLMERMLRERGASPLPPPS